The window GTTTGCAAGCAGGAAGCGCCTGAGTCGCAGGTGGTTTTCGAGCGCTTCGCTGTCATGCACGCAGACGTACAGATTGTGGCGAAAACCGATATCGGCCGGCTCGCGATAGGCGATCCGCCCCGGAATACCCAAGTCGCCGCGATGCTCGTAGCCAAGCCCTTCGAGTGCGTCGCGCACATCGGAAAGAACGCCTTCGGACTCGACGACAATATCGACATCAATCACTGGCTTTGCCGCCAGCCCGGGAATCGACGTGCTGCCGACATGCTCGATGGAGCGCACGCCCTCGGGCATTGCGGGCTGCAGCAGCGCTTTGAGATAGGCGAAGCGCAGCGGCCACTCCGGATCGTAGTCGACGATAAGGATTGGCATCGGGGCGCTGAGTTCGCGCGCAAGGTCTTCGAGGAATCGAATCAGCGACCGGGCTCGCCGCTGCGCTTCCTCGCGCCCTGCCTCGGTCTGCATCGTTGCGGGAAGTCGTAGGAGCTTCGTGAAGAAGTGGTCGATCGAGAACTGTTTGTCATCCCGCTCGCGACTGCGTGCCCAAGGATCCGCGCCATCAAAGAACTCCGTCCCCATTTTCACGCCGGTGGCAATACATCGCATGATGCCAATCGTCCCGAGCGCTTCCAGGCGGTCGGCATCCTGCAAGGCGCGCCCAAGAGGGGCTGAAGGAACTGCCCCACGGCTGAAGCTGTGGTCGCGCACGGCGTCGGCAATGCGCTCGACAGCGTCCTCGCTGAATCCGAATCGCGGCAGCAGGCGGCGAGTCTCGTCTGCGGAGAGTGTGCTGGCCTGGGCGCGCTGCGGCGAGTTCTTCGGCACTTGCACGAGGTCATGGCAGAGCGCCGCCGCGACGGCCTCGCGTCGATCGATCTCTCCCCCGCCCAGGCGAATCGTCCAGACAGCAACGCGTTCCGCATGAGCCAGGTCGTGCCCGGCATCCCCCGCCAAGTGAGGGGCCACTTCCACGCGCAACGCGGCAAGTTGCTCATCGGCGGCAAGGAATTCCCGAAGGTCGCGACTGCTGAAGGGTGGCATGGCTTCTTAGCTCTCCGTGGGCGCTTCTTTGTACGGCGCGCCGGTGGCGCAAATTCGTAGGTACTTTCCCGGTTCATACGCGATCGAAAGGGGTTGGTACGAACCCGAATCGTCATTCAGGCTCGCGTGCCCCTCTCCACGGCACGAACGCAGGGGCCAAGGGCAAATGTCAAATCGCAGGAGAGCATCATCGCGAAACTCGAGTGCCTCTGGAATAGTAAGAAGCGTCTCGTTCACGAGCGCATCGCCAGCATAGTGCCGCAATGGAACGATCGCCGGCCACTTGCTTTCGATCCCGAGGTCACAGGCCGCTTCCTTCATGGCTTCCACTTGTCTCCGCCGAGAAGGATAGACGGACAGCCCTTTCCGCTCTACAACTTCTCTGTACTGACGCCACCAGTCCTCCCACTCGCCCCGGCTTCTCTCTTCATCGATCCCCGACAGGTCGAGGAGCATTGTGTCCGCATCGCCCTCCGCCCCACCAGGCGGCGAAAGAAGACTGCGCCAGCGGTAGACTTCTGTAGGAAGCGACGAGGCATCGTGGAGCATGTTCTCTCGAACGAAGAAAACAGTCGGCAGCCCATTCGATGATGGCCAGCAAATGTGCCTGATCGGATGTGTCTTCTCATACGCATCGTGAACGCGCTGCAGGAAGCCATGGAAGTCCACGGGTGTCGGCTGCTTCCACAGCCACTTCGTCAGCGCACTGTTCAAGCAGGTATCCCTGAGACAGGGAGCGATTGTGTTGAGCCAGATCTGAGTTGGGGAAGCGATGGGAACGTCATCATCCTCTCTCCCTTCCACCAATAGCTGGAACAAGCCATTGCCCTCTCCCTCTCCACGCGCGGCATGGCAAATGACATGACGAATGGTCGAGCGGAAGAGTCGCGCGCGAATCCAGAAGATGATTGGTATGCAGAACAACAGGCCGGCCACATAGCCGAGGATATCCCTATGCCGCGAGAAGGCCTCCGGGAACCGCAGTATGATCATCCCAGCGGTTGTGAAAGCTGCGAAGAGGGACAATCCATGCAGGATTCGCCCCAACGATCGACGGCGCAATGCTCTCTCCAGGAGGGCATCATATTCCGGGTCAAAATGAGAAATCTCTGGCACTGATAACCTTCTGCGCTCGATGGGCGTTTCCAGGAATGGCCGCTATCCGCCACTTGAGACACTACGGAAGAGCCGTCCCAATATTCTCAACCGGAGCGCTGGAAAGGGCATCCGTTGTCGTCTTTGCCCGCCATTCCTCGCCCGGTTCGTATTCGATGCGTGCGTTCCGGAGCCACCTCGGGCCGCGGCGTGTCCAGACTGCGCACGAATTCCTGTCTGTGTTGTAGGAGACCCGTCTCGGGTCCATGAGTGACAGGGCCTCGGGGACAGTGAGGATTCTCTTGTTCACGAGTACCTCGCATGAATAGACGCGCAAAGGAACGATGTGTGGGAAGTGGCGCCAGAGCTTCTCCTTGGTCATCGCTTCAACAAAGGCACTATCCATGGTCTCTTGGTTCTTGTGGATTCCGGCGGCGATTCTAAACCACAGGGTCCCTGCCTTTTCGCGCCAGGTGTTCAACTGGAAGCGTTCCGCCTCCATTTCGATCCCGCGCAAGTCCAGGACAATCGAATCGGCGTTGAGCCGTTCCGGTTTGCAGTCGATCAGAATGTCGCGAACAGTCTTTCGATCTATGGCAGCGAGTATTCTTCGCAATGCCCACGCGTCGGGATTGGCAAGGATCAGCAGCAGCATTCCAACACACAGAAGCCAGACGAGAATGAGGGTTTGGATGAAGAGAGAGAAACCGACGAAATTCCCATCATTCCCTGCGAGAATCGCGGCCAGCATCCTGGTTGCTTTCGGGGCGACCAGTAGAAAGACGAGTGCTCCCCATCGCCTGCTGATGCTCAGAGCCCTGAGTCTCCGGAAGTAAGGATCCCGCCGCATCTGATAGAGATTCATCTCAAGGCTCCCCGTATGAGAGGTAGCCTTCCACACGCGCTTCTGCCGGAGCAAGCATTTAGAAACCGGGTGTCAATGTGGGCGGCTACTGCGTCGCCAGCACGTCCAGAATGCGCGCGGATGCTTTGCCGTCGCCGTAGGGGCTGACGCCGCGGGCCATTTGGGTGTGAGCCTCGGGATCGCGCAGCAGGCGCGTGGCCTCGGCGAAAATGCTGTGGGGATCGTCTCCGACCAGCTTAACAACGCCGGCATCGACGGCTTCCGGGCGTTCGGTGACGCGACGCGTCACGAGCACCGGTTTGCCGAGTGCCGGGGCTTCTTCTTGCACGCCGCCGGAATCGGTGATGATCAGGTGAGCGCGCTGCATGAACCACACGAAATCGGGATAGGCCAACGGCGAAAGCAGGCGGAAGTTCCCGACGCCGCCGAGAATGTCGTTCACAGGTCGCTGCACGTTTGGATTCAAGTGCACGGGATAAACGAAGAGCGTTTCGAGGTTCTCCTCGGCGAGGCGGCGGAAGGTCTCGCAGATGCGGGCAAAGGGCGCGCCGAAGTTTTCTCGGCGATGCCCGGTGATGAGGACCATGCGCTCGTGCGCATCGATCGCGGGAGCAATTTCGGCAACAGGACAAGCGGCGGTCTTGACGCGCTCGACCATCCACAACAACGCATCGATCACGGTGTTGCCGGTCACATGAATCGCAGAACCGGGATAGCCTTCGCGCAGGAGATTCTGGCGCGCGCTGTCGGTCGGCGCGAAGTGCCAATGCGTGACGCAGGATGCCATCTTGCGGTTGGCTTCTTCGGGGAACGGCGCCGCCAGATCTCCGGTCCGCAGACCGGCTTCGACGTGGGCGACGGGCTTTCCGGCGTAGAACGCCGCGACGGCTCCGGCAAAGACGGTCGTGGTGTCGCCTTGCACGAGCACGACGTCTGGATCGTATTCGGCCAGCACGCTCTCCATCGCTTCAAAGACGCGCGAGGTCACATGGAAGAGGGTCTGCCCCGGTGCCATGATGTTCAGGTCGCGATCGGGGACGATGTCGAAGGCGCGCAGAACTTCGTCGAGCATTTCGCGATGCTGGGCCGTAACGACAATCGTGACATGAAATTCGGGGCGTTCTCGCGCGGCCAGAATGACCGGCGCCAGCTTGATGGCCTCGGGGCGCGTGCCGAAGAGAAACAGGAGCTTGCGCGGCGTCATCGGAAGTGCTCTTCGTAGATTTTCCGCGCCTCATCGTAGTCTTCGACCACACCGATATCGACCCAATAGTCCTTCAGCAGGTAGCGCCCGACCTTCATGTCGTTTCGCAGCAGGCACTTGATCAGTTCATCGATGCCGAAGTACTCGCCATCGGGAATGAACTCGAAGATATCCGGCTTCAGCGCGTAGATGCCGGCCAGGATTTCCATGTCCAGGTCGGGCTTCTCTTCGACGTCGAGAATGTATCGCCCATCGGTGTGGATCTTTCCGAACCGGAATGGCGCGGTGACGATTTTTGTCACGACATGCAGCGGCGTGGATGGATCGTCGGTGGCGAATTGCAGAATCTCGCCGAGGTTCGCCGTCGTCAGGATGTCTCCGTTCATCAAGAGGAAGGGATCG of the bacterium genome contains:
- a CDS encoding GrpB family protein encodes the protein MPPFSSRDLREFLAADEQLAALRVEVAPHLAGDAGHDLAHAERVAVWTIRLGGGEIDRREAVAAALCHDLVQVPKNSPQRAQASTLSADETRRLLPRFGFSEDAVERIADAVRDHSFSRGAVPSAPLGRALQDADRLEALGTIGIMRCIATGVKMGTEFFDGADPWARSRERDDKQFSIDHFFTKLLRLPATMQTEAGREEAQRRARSLIRFLEDLARELSAPMPILIVDYDPEWPLRFAYLKALLQPAMPEGVRSIEHVGSTSIPGLAAKPVIDVDIVVESEGVLSDVRDALEGLGYEHRGDLGIPGRIAYREPADIGFRHNLYVCVHDSEALENHLRLRRFLLANPDSVQEYAELKRRLAYEESLGISDYCEAKSDFIADCLLNSGMDAAAVEAIRNANRADK
- the wecB gene encoding UDP-N-acetylglucosamine 2-epimerase (non-hydrolyzing); its protein translation is MTPRKLLFLFGTRPEAIKLAPVILAARERPEFHVTIVVTAQHREMLDEVLRAFDIVPDRDLNIMAPGQTLFHVTSRVFEAMESVLAEYDPDVVLVQGDTTTVFAGAVAAFYAGKPVAHVEAGLRTGDLAAPFPEEANRKMASCVTHWHFAPTDSARQNLLREGYPGSAIHVTGNTVIDALLWMVERVKTAACPVAEIAPAIDAHERMVLITGHRRENFGAPFARICETFRRLAEENLETLFVYPVHLNPNVQRPVNDILGGVGNFRLLSPLAYPDFVWFMQRAHLIITDSGGVQEEAPALGKPVLVTRRVTERPEAVDAGVVKLVGDDPHSIFAEATRLLRDPEAHTQMARGVSPYGDGKASARILDVLATQ
- a CDS encoding NTP transferase domain-containing protein, whose product is MGATKKAVILAGGLGVRLKPFTDVIPKPLLPLGEKSLLEIQIEHLKQNGIGEIILALGHKSEYISSFLGDGKRYGINLRYSVEDQPLGTCGPLSLLREELTDPFLLMNGDILTTANLGEILQFATDDPSTPLHVVTKIVTAPFRFGKIHTDGRYILDVEEKPDLDMEILAGIYALKPDIFEFIPDGEYFGIDELIKCLLRNDMKVGRYLLKDYWVDIGVVEDYDEARKIYEEHFR